From Gordonia crocea, the proteins below share one genomic window:
- a CDS encoding DUF3427 domain-containing protein, with protein MNEPLAPGVYESIHSHRLQQKIDRVSLTPEFSKLAADDAPEVFARHIADNVRRYLSAIRDPAARFAAVNDILAMLPNAADDSVVPSDTPILTSLHDAASPALPRPATPLSDVALLTNTPDEPNMASEIARELGSADRVDLLCAFIRFAGVAVISRELLALRDRNVPLRVVTTTYRGATERRAVDDLVNKYGAEVRVRYETASTRLHAKAWLFRRDSGFDTGYVGSSNLSRSAMVDGLEWNVRISGVATPALTRKFEATFDTYWDDPAFKPYNPATDAELLDHALAEAGGGNSARETITISGLEVRPYPHQERMLEALDVARVVHNRHRNLLVAATGTGKTVVAALDYRRLCGEANESLSLLFVAHRKEILEQSLRKYREVLGDGSFGELYVDGRRPVEGKHVFASVQSLARAGKDLVTRSTFDVVVIDEFHHAAAATYRSLLEEADAQELLGLTATPERSDGADILRWFGGRSTYELRLWAALEQDLLCPFHYYGVADNTDLSGLAWSRGDYSITELENVYTGNDARTRVVLNTLRDRVADPAQMRALGFCVSIGHARYMAQAFSNQGIPSIAIDAHTPSADRAQAFTDLRRGSVKCLFAVDIFNEGVDIPDVDTLLMLRPTQSATVFLQQLGRGLRRSQGKSILTVLDFIGHQRAEFNFAPRFTSLTGKVGHALIDEIDNGFPFLPGASRIVLDRQAQETVVESVRRQLPTSRRSALVQDIQRVGTTELAVYLDHTRGELSDIYGGSSPRSWTPLIRDAGLDATAGGVQEDALLKRVRSLAHVDDPERIATYSLLASSDCSTYARLTVRQQAYARMLFTTLWPDNGGFDSYDAGLDVLRANPAVCSEIRQLLAICSARIPHVPKSVPGIGDDCPLYSHAHYRREEVLAAIGFATLQRKARGQAGGSIASDNFEALFVNLHKDEGEFSPTTMYRDYPISRQLFHWESPNNTMAASDRGQRYLAQPVNGVDVLLFVRDRPNGDYGSEPFIFLGPVDYVEHRGERPIGITWKLRRDMPAAVFTSGSVVAV; from the coding sequence GTGAACGAGCCACTCGCACCCGGCGTCTACGAGTCCATTCACTCGCATCGTCTTCAACAGAAGATCGACCGCGTGTCCCTCACCCCTGAATTCAGCAAGCTCGCCGCCGATGATGCCCCCGAGGTGTTTGCTCGGCACATAGCTGACAACGTCCGCCGGTACCTCTCAGCAATCAGGGACCCGGCGGCACGCTTCGCCGCGGTGAACGACATCCTTGCCATGCTTCCCAACGCTGCTGACGATTCCGTCGTCCCTTCTGACACACCGATCCTCACCTCGCTCCACGATGCGGCGAGTCCAGCCCTACCCCGCCCGGCGACACCGCTGTCGGACGTGGCACTCCTAACCAACACCCCCGACGAACCAAACATGGCCAGTGAGATCGCACGTGAGCTGGGCAGCGCAGATCGCGTCGATCTACTCTGCGCGTTCATTCGCTTTGCGGGGGTTGCGGTGATCAGTCGCGAGCTTCTAGCGCTCCGCGACCGCAACGTGCCGCTCCGCGTGGTCACGACGACATACCGCGGTGCAACCGAACGCCGAGCAGTCGATGATCTTGTTAACAAGTACGGCGCAGAAGTTCGAGTTCGCTACGAGACCGCGTCCACTCGGCTCCATGCCAAAGCATGGCTGTTTAGACGTGACTCCGGCTTCGACACGGGCTATGTCGGCAGTTCGAATCTGTCACGGTCGGCGATGGTAGATGGCCTTGAATGGAACGTGCGGATCTCCGGGGTTGCAACCCCTGCCCTCACCCGGAAGTTCGAAGCGACCTTCGACACCTATTGGGATGACCCCGCTTTCAAGCCCTACAACCCCGCCACCGACGCCGAACTCCTCGATCACGCGCTCGCTGAGGCCGGAGGAGGCAACTCCGCTCGGGAAACAATCACCATCTCTGGCCTCGAAGTTCGGCCGTACCCTCATCAAGAGCGGATGCTCGAAGCACTCGATGTCGCTCGGGTTGTCCACAATCGACATCGGAATCTCCTCGTAGCGGCCACGGGCACCGGCAAGACTGTCGTTGCTGCGCTTGACTACAGGCGACTCTGCGGGGAAGCCAATGAATCGCTCAGCCTCTTGTTCGTTGCGCACCGGAAGGAAATCTTGGAGCAGTCTCTGCGGAAGTATCGCGAAGTATTAGGCGACGGCAGCTTCGGTGAGCTGTACGTCGATGGACGACGTCCTGTCGAAGGGAAGCACGTCTTTGCCAGCGTCCAGTCGCTTGCCAGGGCCGGAAAGGACTTGGTCACACGATCGACGTTTGATGTCGTAGTCATCGATGAGTTCCACCATGCAGCGGCCGCAACATATCGCTCTCTTCTGGAGGAAGCTGATGCGCAGGAACTCCTCGGACTAACTGCGACACCCGAACGGTCAGACGGAGCTGACATCCTCCGGTGGTTCGGCGGCCGAAGTACGTACGAGCTCCGCTTGTGGGCCGCCCTCGAACAGGATCTCCTGTGTCCCTTCCACTACTACGGCGTCGCAGACAACACCGACCTCAGCGGTCTCGCTTGGTCTCGTGGGGACTACTCCATCACCGAGCTTGAGAATGTCTACACCGGAAACGACGCCCGCACACGCGTGGTTCTCAATACCCTTCGCGACCGCGTCGCAGATCCCGCGCAGATGAGGGCCTTGGGGTTCTGCGTTTCCATCGGCCATGCCCGCTACATGGCCCAAGCGTTCTCGAACCAGGGGATCCCTTCCATTGCGATCGATGCCCACACTCCCAGCGCTGACCGAGCGCAGGCTTTCACCGATCTGCGCCGCGGTTCGGTGAAGTGCCTGTTTGCCGTCGACATCTTCAACGAAGGCGTAGATATCCCCGACGTCGACACGCTCCTCATGCTGAGGCCGACGCAGAGCGCGACCGTTTTTCTTCAACAGCTCGGGCGCGGCCTGCGACGCAGCCAGGGAAAGTCGATTCTGACGGTGCTCGACTTCATCGGACACCAACGGGCCGAGTTCAACTTCGCCCCACGATTCACTTCGTTGACGGGCAAGGTTGGTCACGCGCTGATCGACGAGATCGACAATGGCTTCCCCTTCCTGCCCGGAGCCAGCCGCATCGTCCTCGACCGCCAAGCCCAGGAGACCGTCGTCGAGTCCGTAAGGCGTCAACTGCCGACTAGTCGTCGCAGTGCACTAGTGCAGGACATCCAACGTGTCGGCACCACCGAGCTAGCGGTTTACCTCGACCACACTCGCGGCGAACTGTCGGATATCTATGGGGGAAGTAGCCCCCGATCCTGGACTCCTCTCATCCGCGACGCCGGCCTCGATGCAACCGCGGGTGGCGTCCAAGAGGACGCACTCCTCAAACGTGTCCGCTCACTCGCCCACGTCGACGATCCCGAACGGATCGCGACATACTCGCTGCTCGCGTCGTCCGACTGTTCCACCTACGCCCGCCTGACCGTCCGTCAGCAGGCCTATGCCCGAATGCTCTTCACAACGCTGTGGCCTGACAACGGTGGGTTCGATTCATACGACGCCGGCCTCGACGTACTACGGGCCAACCCCGCTGTCTGCTCTGAGATCCGGCAGCTCCTAGCCATCTGCTCCGCGCGAATTCCACATGTACCAAAGTCCGTCCCAGGAATCGGTGATGACTGTCCGCTGTACTCGCACGCTCACTATCGCCGGGAGGAAGTCCTCGCAGCCATCGGGTTCGCAACGCTGCAGCGCAAGGCGCGAGGACAGGCCGGCGGGTCGATCGCCAGCGACAACTTCGAAGCCCTCTTCGTGAATCTCCACAAGGACGAAGGCGAGTTCAGCCCGACGACGATGTACCGCGACTACCCAATCTCCCGACAGCTATTCCACTGGGAGTCGCCAAACAACACTATGGCCGCTTCCGATCGAGGGCAGCGTTACCTCGCGCAGCCCGTGAATGGTGTCGACGTACTGCTGTTCGTGCGCGATCGACCGAACGGCGACTACGGGTCAGAGCCCTTCATCTTCCTGGGCCCTGTCGATTACGTCGAGCATCGTGGCGAGCGACCAATCGGAATTACCTGGAAGCTCCGCCGAGATATGCCAGCGGCTGTGTTCACCAGCGGGAGTGTCGTCGCGGTATAG
- a CDS encoding VIT1/CCC1 transporter family protein: MRLPLPHWRDSKPDEIRGWITEVNDGIITVAGVGLGLAGAEVAADTTYAVVAINAFIGALTVLGVKVGERLADREAEDDLIAHEAQKLAITPDNEQAELISWFESKGVSPTTARSVADELSAGDALGAQLRIEYGVTDRTTIRDAWYDAAQAGLAFFIGALMPLLATLLAPWDWHVWWTIGIASVSLVVTSVVLSRLGHSNTGAIVVRPLALGLGTITISYLLGDLLL, encoded by the coding sequence ATGCGCCTTCCCCTGCCCCACTGGCGGGACTCGAAACCCGACGAGATCCGCGGCTGGATCACCGAGGTCAACGACGGCATCATCACCGTCGCCGGTGTGGGGCTGGGCCTCGCCGGCGCCGAGGTTGCCGCGGACACCACCTACGCGGTGGTGGCCATCAATGCCTTCATCGGCGCGCTGACCGTGCTCGGCGTGAAGGTCGGCGAACGCTTGGCCGACCGCGAGGCCGAGGACGACCTCATCGCCCACGAGGCCCAGAAACTCGCGATCACCCCCGACAACGAGCAGGCCGAACTCATCTCCTGGTTCGAATCCAAAGGCGTCAGCCCGACGACGGCCCGCAGCGTCGCCGACGAACTCTCGGCCGGCGACGCGCTGGGCGCCCAGCTGCGCATCGAGTACGGGGTCACCGACCGCACGACGATCCGCGACGCCTGGTACGACGCGGCCCAGGCGGGGCTGGCCTTCTTCATCGGTGCGTTGATGCCGCTCTTGGCGACCCTGTTGGCCCCATGGGACTGGCACGTCTGGTGGACGATCGGCATCGCGTCGGTGTCCCTGGTCGTCACGTCGGTCGTGTTGTCCCGCCTCGGGCACTCCAACACCGGCGCCATCGTGGTCCGCCCCCTGGCCCTGGGCCTGGGCACGATCACGATCTCCTACCTGCTGGGCGACCTGTTGCTCTAA
- a CDS encoding R2-like ligand-binding oxidase, whose product MTTAHSPAELRDGFASLRAGGLHWDAFPLRLFTKGNAKTWNPVDIDFSKEAVDWAGLSDEQRRSACYLVAQFVAGEEAVTEDIQPFMSAMAAENRFGDEMYLTQFCLEEAKHAQGFRLWMDAVGLTEDLHPYVAENPHYRKLFYEELPQSLRILRDDPSPRNQIRASVTYNHVVEGSLALTGYYAWNRVCVENNILYGMQDLIGHISDDERRHMAWGTFTCRRHVAADDSLWDVVTGRMGELLPIALEMITWVNERFDDPPFGFDNDDFVNYAADRAQRRLGAIESARGRAPEEIDLDYSPAELEYTMGEEDRRSLKD is encoded by the coding sequence ATGACCACAGCCCATTCCCCAGCCGAACTACGAGACGGATTCGCGTCACTGCGCGCAGGCGGCCTCCACTGGGACGCCTTCCCCCTGCGGCTCTTCACCAAGGGCAACGCCAAGACCTGGAACCCCGTCGATATCGACTTCAGCAAGGAGGCCGTCGATTGGGCGGGATTGAGCGACGAGCAGCGGCGCAGCGCCTGCTACTTGGTTGCGCAATTCGTCGCCGGCGAAGAAGCCGTCACTGAAGACATCCAACCGTTCATGTCGGCAATGGCCGCGGAGAACCGGTTCGGCGACGAGATGTACCTGACCCAGTTCTGCCTAGAAGAGGCCAAGCATGCGCAGGGCTTCCGCCTGTGGATGGACGCGGTCGGCCTGACCGAGGACCTGCACCCCTACGTCGCGGAGAACCCTCACTACCGCAAACTGTTCTACGAGGAACTCCCGCAGTCGCTGCGGATCCTGCGCGACGACCCGTCCCCGCGCAACCAGATCCGCGCCAGCGTCACCTACAACCACGTCGTGGAAGGCAGCCTCGCGCTCACCGGCTACTACGCGTGGAACAGGGTCTGCGTCGAGAACAACATCCTGTACGGCATGCAGGATCTGATCGGCCACATCTCCGACGACGAGCGGCGCCACATGGCCTGGGGCACGTTCACCTGCCGCCGCCACGTCGCCGCCGACGACTCCCTCTGGGATGTCGTCACCGGACGCATGGGCGAACTGCTCCCGATCGCCCTCGAGATGATCACCTGGGTCAACGAGCGGTTCGACGACCCGCCCTTCGGCTTCGACAACGACGACTTCGTCAACTACGCCGCCGACCGGGCCCAACGCCGCCTCGGCGCGATCGAGTCCGCGCGCGGGCGGGCACCCGAAGAGATCGACCTCGACTACTCCCCGGCCGAACTCGAGTACACGATGGGCGAGGAGGACCGCCGCTCCCTCAAAGACTGA
- a CDS encoding alpha/beta fold hydrolase, which translates to MRRTSLTRLRVAAVTTDALLALAPLGTTSAAPEDWADVPPKGANNWSCRSTTHPVPVVLVHGTTANQNQNWATLSPALTKAGYCVYTFTYGELPGLPGYGGLGPIRESVKTLVAFASKVRQRTGADKLDFIGHSQGASIQMMYLRDYQGAKHTRRVINLAGVVNGAPSVGGLSALFAALPPAVLGNACPACAQLIDPEATRFGNHPTIAYANIASRTDEVVNPVSVSLMKPAPNVRNIVVQNYCPTLSVGHDAMSKDPTVRRIILNELDPAARKPVKCRS; encoded by the coding sequence ATGCGCAGAACGTCACTCACCCGACTCCGCGTCGCAGCTGTGACGACCGACGCACTCCTCGCACTCGCGCCCCTCGGCACGACCTCGGCGGCGCCGGAGGACTGGGCCGATGTGCCGCCGAAAGGCGCGAACAACTGGTCCTGCCGCAGCACGACGCATCCGGTTCCGGTGGTCCTGGTGCACGGGACCACGGCCAACCAGAATCAGAACTGGGCGACGCTCTCGCCCGCGCTCACCAAGGCCGGGTACTGCGTCTACACCTTCACCTACGGGGAGCTCCCCGGACTGCCTGGCTACGGCGGGCTGGGACCGATCCGGGAATCGGTGAAGACGCTCGTCGCGTTTGCCTCCAAGGTCCGCCAGCGCACCGGGGCCGACAAGCTCGACTTCATCGGCCACTCGCAGGGAGCGTCGATCCAGATGATGTACCTGCGCGACTACCAGGGTGCCAAGCACACCCGACGGGTGATCAACCTGGCGGGCGTCGTGAACGGTGCGCCGAGCGTCGGTGGGTTGAGCGCGCTGTTCGCCGCCCTACCGCCCGCGGTGCTGGGTAATGCGTGCCCCGCATGCGCCCAACTGATCGACCCGGAGGCCACCCGATTCGGCAACCACCCCACCATCGCGTACGCCAACATCGCCAGCCGCACCGACGAGGTGGTGAACCCGGTGTCGGTCTCCTTGATGAAGCCGGCGCCCAACGTTCGCAACATCGTCGTGCAGAACTACTGCCCCACGCTGAGCGTCGGCCACGACGCCATGTCGAAGGACCCGACAGTGCGCCGAATCATTCTGAACGAGCTCGACCCCGCCGCACGCAAGCCAGTGAAGTGCCGTTCGTAG
- a CDS encoding acyl-CoA thioesterase, giving the protein MTHVFDEAIRVEARGDGVFYATTHQAYDNMVGPFGGITAATVVNALQQHPDVLGTPLALTINYAAPVANGTWDLHTQIVRTNRTNQHWTFTISQEGQTVSTGSAVFGIHRATWSDTEAVRPDVPPAENVAALDFPDFIAWASNYDKRFVVGGLDGGKSDDSTSTLWLRDLPERPLDYPALTSMTDAFFPRVFLRHGTYMPAGTITLTTYFHATPDELAAQGSDHVLGTARAARFGNGHFDQSGQLWGGDVLLASTHQLVYFKDPT; this is encoded by the coding sequence ATGACCCACGTCTTCGATGAAGCAATCCGCGTCGAGGCCCGCGGTGACGGCGTCTTCTACGCGACCACCCACCAGGCCTACGACAACATGGTCGGCCCGTTCGGCGGCATCACCGCCGCGACCGTCGTCAACGCCCTGCAGCAGCACCCCGACGTCCTCGGCACCCCCCTGGCGCTGACCATCAACTACGCCGCCCCGGTCGCCAACGGCACCTGGGACCTGCACACCCAGATCGTGCGGACCAACCGGACCAACCAACACTGGACCTTCACCATCTCCCAGGAGGGCCAGACGGTCTCCACCGGCAGCGCGGTCTTCGGTATCCACCGCGCCACCTGGTCCGACACCGAGGCGGTCCGCCCCGACGTGCCACCCGCGGAAAACGTTGCCGCCCTGGATTTCCCCGACTTCATCGCCTGGGCGAGCAACTACGACAAGCGGTTCGTCGTCGGCGGCCTCGACGGCGGCAAGAGCGACGACTCCACGTCGACGCTGTGGCTGCGCGACCTGCCCGAGCGCCCGCTGGACTACCCGGCACTGACGTCGATGACCGACGCCTTCTTCCCGCGCGTCTTCCTGCGCCACGGCACCTACATGCCGGCCGGAACCATCACCCTGACCACCTACTTCCACGCGACCCCCGACGAGCTGGCCGCCCAGGGCAGCGACCACGTCCTGGGTACCGCCCGGGCGGCCCGGTTCGGCAACGGCCACTTCGACCAGTCCGGGCAACTGTGGGGCGGCGATGTGCTGCTGGCCAGCACCCACCAGCTGGTCTACTTCAAAGACCCGACGTGA
- a CDS encoding NAD(P)H-dependent amine dehydrogenase family protein: MAIRVAHIGTGNVGRLALTQLIEDPRFELVAVCVSTPSKIGKDAGELAGLDTTTGITAVGSLDELIATHPDCAVYCAMGDTRPIQAFDDCLALLAAGINVVGSAPGGLQYPWNVMPPKAIAKIEAATEETGASIFISGVDPGFANDLLPFALAGTCQRVEQVRCLELADYATYDGSTVMFDVMGFGKPLDETPMLFLPGILGMAWGTTLQILSEGFGVTIDEVVEHHESEPAPETFEISAGTIEKGTRAAVRFEIIGMVDGKPGIVIEHVTRLRDDLRPDWKRPSKGGGCYRVEITGEPSYEVEIIPSSTKGDHNHAAIVAGAGRIVNAIPAVVDGRPGIRTTLDLPLIKGPGLTP, translated from the coding sequence ATGGCCATCCGCGTTGCACACATCGGGACCGGAAACGTGGGGCGCCTCGCGCTCACCCAATTGATCGAGGACCCCCGCTTCGAACTCGTCGCCGTCTGCGTCTCGACGCCGTCGAAGATCGGCAAGGACGCCGGCGAACTCGCTGGGCTCGACACCACCACCGGGATCACCGCCGTCGGCTCCCTCGACGAGCTGATCGCCACCCACCCCGACTGCGCCGTCTACTGCGCCATGGGCGACACCCGCCCGATCCAAGCCTTCGACGACTGCCTCGCCCTCCTCGCCGCCGGCATCAACGTCGTCGGATCGGCCCCCGGCGGCCTGCAGTACCCGTGGAACGTGATGCCGCCGAAGGCGATCGCGAAGATCGAAGCCGCCACCGAGGAGACCGGCGCGTCGATCTTCATCAGCGGTGTCGACCCGGGCTTCGCCAACGACCTGCTCCCCTTCGCCCTGGCCGGCACCTGCCAGCGCGTCGAGCAGGTCCGCTGTCTCGAACTCGCCGACTACGCCACCTACGACGGCAGCACCGTCATGTTCGACGTCATGGGCTTCGGCAAACCGCTCGACGAGACGCCGATGCTGTTCCTGCCCGGCATCCTCGGCATGGCCTGGGGAACCACCCTGCAAATCCTGTCGGAGGGTTTCGGCGTCACGATCGACGAGGTGGTCGAGCACCACGAGTCCGAGCCGGCGCCGGAGACCTTCGAAATCTCCGCGGGCACCATCGAGAAGGGCACCCGCGCGGCGGTGCGATTCGAGATCATCGGCATGGTCGACGGCAAACCCGGCATCGTCATCGAGCACGTGACCCGGCTGCGCGACGACCTGCGGCCGGACTGGAAGCGCCCGTCCAAGGGCGGCGGCTGCTACCGCGTCGAGATCACCGGCGAACCGTCCTACGAGGTCGAGATAATCCCGTCGAGCACCAAGGGCGACCACAACCACGCGGCCATCGTCGCCGGCGCCGGCCGCATCGTGAACGCGATCCCCGCCGTCGTCGACGGCCGCCCCGGAATCCGCACCACCCTCGACCTGCCGCTGATCAAGGGGCCGGGCCTCACGCCGTAA
- a CDS encoding GAF domain-containing protein → MTDYPALVEQARGLLADERDPIANAANLSALVFHALPQVNWAGFYLFDGTELVVGPFQGKPACVRIPLDRGVCGAAARTRSTQLVADVHAVPDHIACDPDSRAELVVPVIRDGELFGVFDMDSPVTDRFTDDDRRGIEAIVDVFVESITA, encoded by the coding sequence ATGACCGACTACCCGGCATTGGTGGAGCAGGCGCGCGGCTTGCTCGCCGACGAACGCGACCCGATCGCCAACGCGGCAAACCTCTCGGCGCTCGTGTTTCACGCGCTGCCACAGGTCAATTGGGCGGGTTTCTACCTGTTCGACGGCACCGAGCTGGTGGTCGGGCCGTTCCAGGGAAAACCGGCCTGTGTGCGTATCCCGCTTGACCGCGGCGTGTGCGGGGCGGCCGCGCGGACCCGGTCCACCCAGCTCGTCGCCGACGTCCACGCGGTGCCCGACCACATCGCCTGCGACCCGGACAGCCGCGCCGAGCTCGTCGTCCCGGTGATCCGCGACGGCGAGCTGTTCGGCGTCTTCGACATGGACAGCCCGGTGACCGACCGGTTCACCGACGACGACCGGCGCGGGATCGAGGCGATCGTCGACGTGTTCGTCGAGTCGATTACGGCGTGA
- a CDS encoding YchJ family protein yields the protein MTEPATAAELMRSRFNAFRDADATWLLRTWHPSTRPASLDLADNPRWRGLQIVEVVDGGPDDETGVVEFRATYLGTDGEVGILHERSRFVREAGKWCYLDGTTPGDTMRA from the coding sequence GTGACCGAACCGGCCACCGCCGCGGAATTGATGCGGTCGCGCTTCAACGCCTTCCGCGACGCCGACGCGACCTGGCTGCTGCGCACGTGGCACCCGTCGACGCGGCCGGCATCGCTGGACCTCGCCGACAACCCGCGCTGGCGGGGACTGCAGATCGTCGAGGTCGTCGACGGCGGGCCCGACGACGAGACCGGCGTCGTCGAGTTCCGCGCCACCTATCTCGGCACCGACGGGGAGGTCGGCATTCTGCACGAGCGTTCCCGCTTCGTGCGCGAGGCCGGGAAGTGGTGCTACCTCGACGGCACGACGCCCGGTGACACAATGCGGGCATGA
- a CDS encoding glucose 1-dehydrogenase, translated as MGRVEGKVALITGGARGMGAEHARALVAEGGKVVIGDVLDDEGKAVAEEIGPSARYVHLDVTSEEDWDAAIKTAVDEFGKLTCLVNNAGIVNGAAIEKFRIDKWRQIIDVNLTGTFIGMVKAVEPMKAVGGGSIINVSSVEGLQGSPWAHGYVASKWGVRGIAKSAALELAPHNIRVNSIHPGLIRTPMTEAIPDGMIKIPLGRAAEPAEVSTFIVFLASDESSYATGTEFVMDGGLTAGEAP; from the coding sequence ATGGGACGCGTAGAAGGCAAAGTTGCACTGATCACCGGCGGCGCGAGGGGCATGGGCGCGGAGCATGCGCGCGCACTCGTCGCCGAAGGGGGGAAGGTCGTCATCGGCGACGTCCTCGACGACGAGGGCAAGGCGGTGGCCGAAGAGATCGGGCCGTCGGCGCGATATGTCCACCTCGATGTGACCAGCGAGGAAGACTGGGATGCGGCGATCAAGACCGCCGTCGACGAGTTCGGCAAACTCACCTGTCTGGTGAACAACGCCGGCATCGTCAACGGGGCGGCGATCGAGAAGTTCCGCATCGACAAGTGGCGCCAGATCATCGACGTCAACCTGACCGGGACGTTCATCGGAATGGTCAAGGCCGTCGAGCCGATGAAGGCCGTCGGCGGCGGGTCCATCATCAACGTCTCGTCGGTCGAGGGGTTGCAGGGCAGCCCGTGGGCGCACGGCTATGTCGCGTCGAAGTGGGGGGTCCGCGGCATCGCGAAGTCGGCCGCGCTCGAACTGGCGCCGCACAACATCCGGGTCAACTCGATCCATCCAGGACTGATCCGCACGCCGATGACCGAGGCGATTCCCGACGGGATGATCAAGATCCCGCTGGGCCGTGCTGCGGAACCGGCCGAGGTTTCGACGTTCATCGTCTTCCTCGCCAGCGACGAGTCGTCGTATGCGACCGGCACTGAGTTCGTCATGGACGGCGGACTCACCGCCGGCGAGGCGCCGTAG
- a CDS encoding very short patch repair endonuclease — protein MVEPLPADSWASSPAVRKSMRGNRRRDTAPEMAVRRLVHTAGLRYRVDYAPLPEMRRRKADLVFTKAKVAVFIDGCFWHGCPEHRQNPKTNAEFWQRKIETNRTRDAAMDQALTESGWTTVRCWEHEEPSRIAAAVIGAVRKASANHSI, from the coding sequence GTGGTCGAGCCGCTTCCCGCCGACAGCTGGGCATCCTCCCCGGCCGTCCGGAAGTCGATGCGAGGCAATCGCCGGCGAGACACCGCACCCGAGATGGCGGTGCGACGCCTGGTCCACACTGCCGGCCTGCGGTACCGCGTCGACTACGCGCCCCTCCCCGAGATGCGCCGCCGCAAGGCCGACCTCGTGTTCACCAAGGCCAAAGTCGCTGTCTTCATCGATGGCTGCTTCTGGCACGGATGCCCTGAACACCGGCAAAACCCGAAAACCAACGCCGAGTTCTGGCAGCGGAAGATCGAGACCAATCGCACCCGCGATGCAGCCATGGATCAGGCCCTGACCGAGTCCGGATGGACCACTGTTCGCTGCTGGGAGCATGAAGAACCCTCACGGATCGCCGCGGCAGTGATCGGAGCGGTCAGGAAGGCTTCAGCCAATCACTCGATCTAG